A stretch of DNA from Thiothrix subterranea:
TATGTGCCTGTTTGAAACGGCGAGTAAGCTCATCCTCTTTAACTACTTGTAACTCTGAGAATTTTTGTTGTCCTTGCTTACGTACTTGAGTATCCGCACCTTTGACAAATTTATAAGGTGCAATTCTGTCTACACCATAGGCGGGAATATCGGTTTCAATTTCACGGCTTTGCTTATTTTTATCAACCTGAAAAAAGGTGTTTTTGATCTTGGATGTAACCCATACCCATTTAATATCTCGCGCCATCGCAAAAGCATAGGAGTAGGCTTGATTGATTGCCTCTTTAAACTCAGGCTCGCTAATATCTTCTTTCTTACACTCAACCAAAATATGCGGCTCTTGGCAAGCATCATCGTTGTAAACAACAATATCAGCCTCTTTTCGGTCAACCCCCATCGGCACGGTTACAAAACACTGCACTCGATGCTTGGGATAACCATACTCCAAAATCAAGGCGCAATAGGTTTCCACCTGTACCTTCTCTTCTGGTTTTTCATAGTTGCGGCGTTTGTTCTGATGCTGGTAGGTGATGTACTTTTTGTCATCATCAAAGCTGATTAAGCCTTTTTCAATGCCTTGCTTGATCAAATCCATGTGCTAGTGGTCGCTTCTCAGTAGTGTGTGTGGGGGGTTGTGCAGAATGTGCGCCGTATGGTGCGTGACTTGTCACAGAATCGCAACTATTCAACACAGGGGACTCATAATCCTCTGCTAACGCTCACCCAACCCGTTGAATTGCATCCAAAACGCTGCAATGGAACACATCCGCTTGGGAACAGATTTGCCTGATACGCCCCCAATTTCCCGCCAGCGTTCGCGCATGTGTGCGATATTCCCGCCCACTTTTTTTGATGCGTGTCCGCTTGGGTAAGCTGCCAAGCCTGCTTTCCATCGTAGCGGTGCATTCCACATCAGCCAGCAAGGTTGCATTGTCCGGGTATACGCCTGCGGCTAACCATGCCTCTGTTGATTGGGCAGGCATACATAACACCGTCGTGTGTGTGGGCTGAACATTCCCCAACCATGAACACAATACCGCCCGCAATGCCTCAACCGTGTTATCAGGCGGTGGGCATTCCCTTTGACAAGGCAAATGCCCCCAATCCGCCCGCGCCGTCACCGCTAAATCAGCATAAGACTTGCCCGCCACATCCGCATCCAGATGGATAATGAACAAGTCAAACCGTGCCAATGTCGGGTCACTTTCCAGCGTAGCCGCCCCTCTGGACTGAAATTCTCGGCACCATTTCAACACACCGCCCCAACCACCACCCAAATCAGGGCGGGTAGCTTCCGGCTGCAACAGCGTCAAAATGAACGGTTCGGGCAAAATCGCCTTTAACGCGGCTTCAATGACAATAAAATCCGTCAGCCCCTCTGCCACCAACGCAATCCGCCATTCAGACATTCGGTACAGCCCCCAAATGCCCCATCAGCCACAAACGGGAAAGCGGGTATTCCGCATTCAGCGTTGCCAACTGATCGGTTAGCTGGATGCGCGTTACCCGCGTATGCCCATCGCTGTTGCGGTCAACCGCAAACAAACGCACCGCATCATCTTGCAAATCCAACCCATCCAGCACCGCCGGATTATGGGCAGTAAACAACAATTGGCGTTCTGCATCGGTTTTGGCTAACCACCCCGCCAGATGACTGACCAAACGTGTTACCAGCCGTGGGTTCAAGGCTTGGTCGAGATTGTCGATAGCAAACAAGCGCGGCGCATGGGGGGAAAGGCAAAGAATCGCGCAAAACAGGATATACAAAGCCCCTTCACTGGCATCATAAGCCGTCAGGGTATTGCGGTTTTGCTTCATAAAGCGGTCAGTGAATTTCAGCACTTGCTTGGAGCGGGCAACCGATGGGGAAAGCAATTCGCCCACCATCGGCGATGTATCAATATCAGCCACCCAATCTATCAAGGCCAGCACACTATCAAAATCAACATCATCCGCCTGTTTTCTGAATTGAAAGAAGGCTTCTGCCAAACGCCCACCCGATAAACCCAAGGGTTCGCGTGATTGTTGGTCACTGACCATGCCGCGCAAGGTTGGCGTGTTGGGGCAATAAATCGAATAGTTTTTCAGGCTCTGCATCAACGTGAATGCGGGATTGTCTTCATCCAGCTCTACCAGCTTTAGCGCCGCCAATCCCGCCATCGGATTAAGATTCTTTTTGTTTCTGACACCATCGGAAAGAATCGGCACAACACCATCAAACAGGTATTCTGTCTTGAATGCCCACGCGGGTTTAGGATTCTCCAACGGGTTCAAAATGGAAATCCGGTATTCCGCCCCTTGCGCTGTGCTTGCACTAAGACCGATATGAACAGGCGTGCGCTGATCCTCAAAGGATGCTTTGTAGAGGCGTGGAAGACCGGGACGCACACCACGCCGCAACAATGCTTCATCATCCACAATGCCATTAGCAGCAGCACCCAACACCCCAATAGCTTCCAGAATATTGCTCTTGCCCACCCCGTTAGCACCAATAAAGCAATTCACCCGACCTAACTCTAGCGTCATATCAGGGATGGATTTAAAACCGTTGATGCTAATTTGCTGAATCATAACAACACCTTTTACACATTATTGCTTGCCATACAATAGCTTATATTTTTACTCACTGCATTTTTACAATGCCAATACCCTAACGGCATAATCACGTTCTGCCGCCGTAATCGCTTCGGCTTCCTGCCCATCCAGCCCGTAACGCATCCCGCCTGCTGCCACCGCTTGCAAATAGTCACGTCGGTGCGTATGGGCATACAGCAAGCGTTGCACCACCCGTTTGGATGCACTCAAGTGATGGTCGGCAATGTAGCGGAATACCTGCTTTTCGATCCCCAACGCCAACGGTTGACGCTGAAGCCACACCGCAAACCCATTCAGCGAATCATTCAATTCACGCGCCCGTAATTCGCTAGGCGGCGTTTTCTTGGGTTTTGGCGGTTGCCGTGGGCGTTTGCCCTGCGTTGGCTTGTTGGGCTTTTTAGGCGGTTTCTTGGGTATGCCGGGTTTCTGCACATCCGGCAATTGCTCACGGGTAATGATGCGCTTTCCGGTGCGCTTGATGCCCGTAGGCGCGTTGCCGTCATTTTCTGCCTGTACCGTAGAGCTGGCAGGTTTGCGCGTGATAGACAGCGTTTTACGCGGCTTTTCATCGGTCATG
This window harbors:
- a CDS encoding type I restriction enzyme HsdR N-terminal domain-containing protein, coding for MDLIKQGIEKGLISFDDDKKYITYQHQNKRRNYEKPEEKVQVETYCALILEYGYPKHRVQCFVTVPMGVDRKEADIVVYNDDACQEPHILVECKKEDISEPEFKEAINQAYSYAFAMARDIKWVWVTSKIKNTFFQVDKNKQSREIETDIPAYGVDRIAPYKFVKGADTQVRKQGQQKFSELQVVKEDELTRRFKQAHNALWGGGQLNPHTRQLKPLSP
- a CDS encoding AAA family ATPase, coding for MIQQISINGFKSIPDMTLELGRVNCFIGANGVGKSNILEAIGVLGAAANGIVDDEALLRRGVRPGLPRLYKASFEDQRTPVHIGLSASTAQGAEYRISILNPLENPKPAWAFKTEYLFDGVVPILSDGVRNKKNLNPMAGLAALKLVELDEDNPAFTLMQSLKNYSIYCPNTPTLRGMVSDQQSREPLGLSGGRLAEAFFQFRKQADDVDFDSVLALIDWVADIDTSPMVGELLSPSVARSKQVLKFTDRFMKQNRNTLTAYDASEGALYILFCAILCLSPHAPRLFAIDNLDQALNPRLVTRLVSHLAGWLAKTDAERQLLFTAHNPAVLDGLDLQDDAVRLFAVDRNSDGHTRVTRIQLTDQLATLNAEYPLSRLWLMGHLGAVPNV
- a CDS encoding ProQ/FINO family protein yields the protein MTDEKPRKTLSITRKPASSTVQAENDGNAPTGIKRTGKRIITREQLPDVQKPGIPKKPPKKPNKPTQGKRPRQPPKPKKTPPSELRARELNDSLNGFAVWLQRQPLALGIEKQVFRYIADHHLSASKRVVQRLLYAHTHRRDYLQAVAAGGMRYGLDGQEAEAITAAERDYAVRVLAL